Proteins encoded by one window of Streptomyces sp. ALI-76-A:
- the istA gene encoding IS21 family transposase, with protein MVLDPHRWLELRRFRPLYESGAMSLREIAKETGLNRRTVSKYLKNPASAAPPKRETAGRRHRRVVDEVAPLIDSMLRSEVLLKASVIHERLIQDYAVTINYQRVKLYVQEARPRIAEELGISPGELAGLHRRFEVVPGAQAQVDWGDEGKILAHVGIPKVYSFHMTLSYSRDPFCCFTTSQDLATFFDCHRQAFAHFGGVPMSIVYDRTKTVVRRHVAPGEAVPLHPEAVAFAGHYDFDIDVLAAYRPQGKGRVERQVGIVRDHVLAGRAFSSIEEMNAAFASWVPLRRAKVHGTHGEIIGHRAVRDHTALRPLPTTPYVVTQRHLRHVGKDCLVAFDANLYSVPARKVRPRQLVEIRATKSQITLHSTVADANGQTLLAAHPRAVGRGARIVDETHWDGLPTGAGRHDPAWEPKRLRLRLFSAAAQLVTTGRRRWLRLARHWPWTREITDALARLALLPNPG; from the coding sequence GTGGTCCTGGATCCACATCGGTGGCTGGAGTTGAGGCGGTTTCGTCCGCTGTATGAGTCCGGTGCGATGAGCCTGCGGGAGATCGCTAAGGAGACGGGGCTGAACCGCCGGACGGTCAGCAAGTACCTGAAGAATCCGGCGTCGGCCGCGCCGCCGAAGCGGGAAACAGCCGGTCGCCGGCATCGCCGGGTGGTGGACGAGGTCGCGCCGCTGATCGACTCGATGCTCAGGTCCGAGGTCCTGCTCAAGGCGTCGGTGATCCATGAACGTCTGATCCAGGACTACGCGGTCACCATCAACTACCAACGGGTGAAGCTTTACGTGCAAGAAGCCCGGCCACGGATCGCGGAGGAACTGGGCATCAGTCCCGGCGAGCTGGCGGGTCTGCACCGGCGGTTCGAGGTCGTTCCGGGTGCTCAGGCCCAGGTGGACTGGGGCGACGAAGGAAAGATCCTCGCCCATGTCGGCATCCCGAAGGTCTACTCGTTCCACATGACGTTGTCGTACTCGCGCGATCCGTTCTGCTGTTTCACCACCAGCCAGGACCTGGCGACGTTCTTCGACTGCCACCGGCAGGCGTTCGCGCACTTCGGCGGAGTGCCGATGAGCATCGTCTACGACCGCACCAAGACAGTCGTGCGCCGGCACGTCGCCCCGGGCGAGGCAGTTCCGCTGCACCCGGAAGCGGTCGCCTTCGCCGGGCACTACGACTTCGACATCGACGTGCTGGCCGCCTACCGGCCCCAGGGCAAAGGCCGGGTCGAGCGCCAGGTCGGCATCGTCCGGGACCACGTGCTCGCCGGGCGGGCCTTCTCCTCCATCGAGGAGATGAACGCCGCCTTCGCCTCCTGGGTGCCACTGCGGCGAGCGAAGGTCCATGGCACCCACGGCGAGATCATCGGACACCGGGCCGTGCGCGATCACACGGCTCTCCGGCCGCTGCCGACGACTCCGTATGTGGTCACACAGCGGCATCTGCGGCATGTCGGCAAGGACTGCCTGGTTGCGTTCGACGCGAACCTCTACTCGGTTCCCGCTCGCAAGGTCCGCCCTCGCCAGCTGGTCGAGATCCGGGCCACGAAGTCCCAGATCACACTGCATTCCACCGTCGCCGACGCGAACGGTCAGACGTTGTTGGCCGCCCATCCCAGGGCAGTCGGCCGAGGTGCCCGCATCGTGGATGAGACCCACTGGGACGGTCTGCCCACCGGCGCCGGCCGCCATGACCCGGCCTGGGAGCCCAAACGGCTTCGCCTGCGCCTGTTCTCTGCCGCCGCCCAACTGGTCACCACCGGCCGCCGCCGCTGGCTCCGCCTCGCCCGCCACTGGCCCTGGACCCGGGAGATCACAGACGCCCTCGCACGGCTCGCACTCCTGCCGAACCCGGGCTGA
- the ltrA gene encoding group II intron reverse transcriptase/maturase, whose amino-acid sequence MSKDAPVNIGAANATDPVGPRARVSRMQAKLHRLAVADPGRRFDDLFNLVHDPATLLVAFDRVAGNTGAKTPGIDGLTVADIEEIAGMSGFLDDLRTQLKDGSFRPIPVRERKIPKPGGSGKVRKLGIPTIADRVVQAALKLVLEPIFEAGFLPVSYGFRPKRRAHDAVAEIQYFGTKGYRWVLDADIEACFDSIDHTALMDRVRTRVKDKHVLLLVKAFLKAGVMTETGHFEDNPTGTPQGGVLSPLLANIALSALDEHAHGPWQPGGAMGSPVSRALRRRRELPNWRIVRYADDFVVLVFGSCDDAKALREEIADVLAPLGLRFSEAKTRIVHMSEGFDFLGFRLQWKRKRGTDKWYIYTFIADRPIRSLKDKIRALTPRLSQQPPRDVLRRLNRVMRGWSNYFRYAVAKSTMQTLAIFVWRRVARWWMRLHRWSWTDLRRHLTDHTGQWRMPSSDGVELFNLGRVPTERYRYRGNKIPNPWTLANHALTAETVESPVRGNAHAGFGERPAETDRWQHRHLSAYKCTCTTSYGGMCAVCGAGVGWRP is encoded by the coding sequence ATGTCGAAAGACGCGCCGGTGAACATCGGCGCCGCGAACGCGACGGACCCGGTGGGGCCGCGCGCCCGGGTATCGAGGATGCAGGCCAAGCTTCACCGTTTGGCGGTGGCCGATCCCGGCCGCAGGTTCGACGACCTGTTCAACCTCGTGCACGATCCGGCGACGCTGTTGGTGGCGTTCGATCGGGTCGCGGGCAACACCGGCGCGAAAACTCCCGGAATCGACGGCCTGACCGTCGCCGATATTGAGGAGATCGCCGGGATGTCCGGGTTCCTGGACGACCTGCGAACCCAGTTGAAGGACGGATCGTTTCGTCCGATTCCGGTGCGGGAACGCAAGATCCCCAAGCCGGGTGGCAGCGGAAAAGTCCGGAAGCTGGGAATTCCGACCATTGCGGATCGGGTGGTTCAGGCGGCGCTGAAGCTGGTGCTGGAGCCGATCTTCGAGGCCGGCTTCCTGCCGGTCTCATACGGTTTCCGGCCGAAGCGACGGGCACACGATGCAGTCGCGGAGATTCAGTACTTCGGCACCAAAGGCTACCGCTGGGTGCTGGATGCGGATATCGAAGCCTGCTTCGACTCGATCGACCACACGGCCCTCATGGACCGGGTGCGGACTCGGGTGAAGGACAAGCATGTGCTGCTGCTGGTCAAGGCGTTCCTCAAGGCCGGGGTGATGACCGAAACCGGTCACTTCGAGGACAACCCGACCGGCACGCCGCAAGGAGGCGTCCTGTCCCCGCTGCTGGCCAACATCGCCCTGAGCGCGCTCGATGAGCACGCCCACGGGCCGTGGCAGCCGGGCGGGGCGATGGGCAGCCCCGTAAGTCGCGCCCTCCGCCGCCGGAGGGAATTGCCGAACTGGCGGATCGTCCGCTACGCGGACGATTTCGTCGTGCTCGTGTTCGGCAGCTGCGACGATGCGAAAGCCCTGCGCGAGGAAATCGCTGATGTGCTCGCGCCGCTGGGACTTCGGTTCTCCGAAGCCAAGACCCGCATCGTGCACATGAGTGAAGGGTTCGACTTCCTTGGCTTCCGCCTCCAGTGGAAACGCAAGCGAGGTACGGACAAGTGGTACATCTACACCTTCATCGCCGACCGGCCCATCCGGTCCCTGAAGGACAAGATTCGTGCCCTGACACCCAGGTTGTCGCAACAGCCACCCAGGGACGTGCTGAGACGGCTCAACCGAGTCATGCGCGGCTGGTCCAACTACTTCAGATACGCAGTCGCCAAGAGCACCATGCAAACCCTCGCCATTTTCGTCTGGCGGCGGGTTGCCCGGTGGTGGATGCGGCTGCACCGCTGGAGCTGGACCGATCTTCGAAGGCACCTCACCGACCACACCGGCCAGTGGCGAATGCCTTCATCAGACGGGGTCGAACTGTTCAACCTCGGCCGGGTGCCAACCGAGCGATACCGGTACCGCGGCAACAAGATCCCAAATCCCTGGACCCTGGCCAACCACGCTCTGACGGCAGAGACCGTGGAGAGCCCGGTGCGTGGAAACGCGCACGCCGGGTTCGGCGAGCGGCCCGCAGAAACGGACCGGTGGCAACACCGGCACCTGTCGGCGTACAAGTGCACGTGCACCACCTCGTACGGAGGAATGTGCGCCGTTTGTGGTGCGGGGGTGGGGTGGAGACCGTGA